The DNA sequence CAAAAATCCTTCAAACAGTTTCTGTAGATCTTAAAGGAATCTTTAGCAGAAAAAAAAACAGTTGTTGTTTAGAACAGAACAGCTAACAAATTAATGAGTAAAGACATACTGTTACTTCTTTTTAAGCAATTATGATTTGTCTTTCGAACAGAAATCATAATTTTGGCATGGAGTGGAACTGGAACTATGTTTATTGGTCTGTCGCGTTGATGAGCCTGATTTCACTTGTTGGGCACTTAAGAAGGAGAAATAGTTACAGACCTTCCAAGCTGCCACCTGGTCCTAGGGGATGGCCGGTTTTTGGCAATCTTTTCGATCTTGGAAGCTTGCCACACAGGAGTTTAGAAGCCTTTAAGCAAGATTATGGTCCTGTTGTGTGGCTAAATCTTGGTTCTGTCAAGACCCTGGTGCTTAATTCTGCTGCTCCAGTTGAAGAGTTGTTCAAGAACCATGATCTCTCCTTCGTTGATCGGATCACTAATGACGCTATGAGGTCACATGACTACTACAAGATTTCTATAGCTTTTGGTCAGTATAGCAGCTACTGGCGCACCTTGAAGCGGATATGCACCTCTGAGCTCTTTGCAAATAAAAGGATCAAGGAAACAATGTTGATTAGGCAAGATAGCGTGGATGAGATGTTGTTGTGGATCGAAAAGGAAGCTGCAAAAGGTTCAAGCAGTGGCATTGTCATCAGAGACTTTGTGTTCCCAGCCTTGTTTAACATGATTGGGAACATCACAATGTCTCAAAACTTAGTAGATCCAGAGTCCACAATTTTCTCTGAATTTTGCGCTGCTTTAGGTGGTTTCCACAAGTGTTTGGGTCGTCCCAATATATCCGATCTTCTACCCTGGCTTAGAAGGCTTGATCTCCAGGGAATAAGACGAAACATGGATTCTGATCTAGGAAAAGCCATAGGAATAATTTCAGTATTTGTGAAAGAGCGGGTGGAACAGAGGCAACGAAAGCTGGAATTTTCATCAGAGCAGAAGGACTTCTTGGATGTCTTGTTAGATTATCGTGGCAATGGAAAAGATGAACCAGCTGAACTATCAGACTTTCAAGTCACAATTTTCCTAATGGCAAGTGTAGATTTTCCCTATAAAGTTATCTAATGACATTAACATAACGCTTGCTTTTATAACTAAACGCGTTCATCTTGTGCAGGAAATGTTTATTGCTGGAACATATACGACAACAAGCACAACTGAGTGGGCGATGACTGAGCTTTTACAAAATCCTGAACAAATGAAGAAGATTAAGGCCGAGCTAGCTAGAGTCGTTGGAGCAGACAAAAAACTGCAAGAGAGTAACATTGATGATCTTCATTATTTGCAAGCAGTGGTGAAGGAAACACTGCGCTTACATCCTCCAGCTACAATGTTGCTCCCCAGAAAGGCGGTCCAAGATACTACTTTTATGGGCTATAACATTCCTAAGAATACACAAGTGTTGATCAATAACTGGGCAATTGGAAGAGACGAAGATATCTGGGAGAACGCCTTGTCGTTCAAGCCTGAAAGGTTTCTGGACTCTGGTATTAATTATAAGGGTCAGAACTATGAGTTGCTACCATTTGGGGCTGGGAGGAGGATGTGTCCAGGTCTTCCGTTGGCTGATCGTATGATACCCTTAATTCTAGGGTCCTTAATTCACCATTTCGAGTGGGAGCTTTGTGATGATGGGAAGGTAATAGACATGAGAGAGACCCTGGGGTCAGCATCACAGAAACTTGAACCCCTGCAAGCATTTCTGAAACCAAAGACACTGTGATCATAAAGAAAGGCTCTTCGTGTTGATAAGAGACGTTTACTTTGCTGTACTTTTTTGCTTGATAAAGtgtcatgtttgtaactctgcTTCTCAAACATCACAGTTTTTTTTACAATGGCTCACAATAATGTAAACTGAAGAAGAAAACCTTAAACGTGTAAATAATGGGAGATGAGACCAGGCCGAAGATTTAGAAAGTTGCTAAGCCTGAAAGTTAAAATTACCTGTGCTGTGCAAAAAAGACTTTGAAAACATAATAAACATTATATTAACTCCTTTCAacaaattttttgttttgagTAGGTAGAATAGTTGGTACACCAAAGAAGAATACAAAAAGAAGcaaaaaaatccagaaaaatcataatttaagtGGACTCATGGCTGGCTCTGAGGACACTATGCTGGCTCTGAGACACTATGCTTATATGCAGAGAAATTAAGTGTGATCACTAGAGCTTGAGTACTAGAAAATCTTGAGTATACTAAACCCGGCTCGGTACTCTCAGGTATGCTACTGACAACATTCACTGCACAAATTATATTTCTTTGTTTCCCTTTAAAAGTCACTCATATAGCTGTCTGTTCAATATAAGCAATCTGATTAgactatttagcaaaaaaaaaaaaaaaatctgattaGACTTTGAACATCAGATTTATACTTTAGGCATGGAGTGGAGTGGGAGCTATGTCGTTTGGCTTGCATTGATAAGTTTAGTTTCACTTGTTTGGCACTTGAGGAGGAAGAACAGTTACAGACGACGTTCCAAGCTCCCTCCTGGTCCTAAGGGATGGCCAATTTTTGGGAATCTTTTCGATCTTGGAAGCTAGCCACACAGGAGTCTAGAAGCACTAAGGCAAGAATATGGTCCCGTTGTGTGGTTAAATCTTGGTTTTGTCAAGACCATGGTGATTCTTTCAGCTGGTGCAGCTGAAGAACTTTTCAAGAACCATGATCTCTCCTTTGTTGACCGGTTCACTAATGACTCCATGAGGTCACATGACCACTACACGGTCTCTATAGCCTTTGGCTCATACAACGCCTACTGGCGCACCTTAAGGCGAATATGTGCCTCTGAGCTGTTTGCTAACAAGAGGATCAACAACACAGTGTTGATTAGGCAAAAGTGCGTAGATGAAATGTTGTTGTGGATTGAAAATGAAGTAAAAAAGAGTACTAGTAGTAGCATTGTGGTTAGAGACTTTGTGTTCCCAGCATTATTTAACATGATTGGGAATCTCACTCTGTCTCACAACTTGGTCGATCCCCAGTCAGAAATGTCCTCTGAATTTTGCACCGCTTTGGCAGGCTTCCACGAGTCTGTAGGCCGTCCCAATATTTCAGATTTATTACCCTGGCTGAGAAGGCTTGACCTCCAGGGAATAAGGAAGGCTTCAGATTACAGTTTAGCAAAAGCAAAAGAAATTATCTCCGCGTTTGTGAAGGAACGTGTGATAGAGAGGGAAATAAAACACGAACCATCATCAGAGCAGAAGGACTTCTTGGATGTGCTGTTAGATTATAGAGGAACTGGAAAGGACGAACCAGCTGAATTGTCAGAGTCCCAAGTCACTGTTTTCCTAATGGTGAGTTTACGCTTAAGTAACCGTGTTTGAACATCTGATTTGTAAGAACTATAATACATAATTAAGTGCTTAACATGTCTGCAGGAAATGTTTTTTGCTGGAACAGACACATCAAGCGCCACAATTGAGTGGGCAATGAGCGAGCTCTTAACAAATCCTGATCGACTGAAGAAGATACGAGCTGAGCTTGCTAGTGTTGTTGGAGCAAACAGAAAATTGCAAGAGACTGACATTGAAAATCTGCCTTATTTGCGCGCCATTGTGGAGGAAACACTACGTTTACATCCTCCAGCACCGTTATTAATTCCAAGGAAGGCGGTTCAAGATACTAATTTCATGGGCTATAGTATTTTAAGAAATACGCAAGTTATGATCAATTGCTGGGCAATAGGAAGAGATGAGGAGAGCTGGGAGGATGCTTTGTGTTTTAAGCCGGAGAGGTTCTTGGACTCGGATACTAATTACAAGGGCCAGAGCTTCGAGTTTATACCATTTGGCGCTGGCAGAAGGATGTGCCCTGCTGTCCCGTTGGCTCATCGAATGGTGCATTTAATTCTAGGCTCCTTGCTTCACCATTTTGAGTGGGAGCTTTGTGAAGATGGTGGAGTAATAGATATGAGGGAGACAATGGGGGTAACAGCAAAGAAACTGGAAGCCTTGCAAGCAATTCCGAAACGAAAGACAGCATGATCAGAAAGGATGTTACTGTGCTCTAATGTTGTCCTGTCCAGTATGCACATTTTATTTTCTATGAACACACTTATTGTCCTTTCAAACAGTTAGGCCTCTGGTAAACAGAGCTCCCAAAACCCGAGTCTCCCGTGAGACTAAGCCTGTGACCAATTTTCCCAAAGCTTTAAAGTGTTGGGAGGAGGTCTgtcaggatcatattatatcatAACATTTTATTGTCCGGTCATGAGTTTTGGATAATTCGATGGATTCCAACACTCACCTAGTCACCTTGTGTCATGAAAGCACAAAGTAACATGAACAAAGAACTCAAACTTATATGCAAAACACGCAAGTCATGCCAATGAAATCTCTCCACTCCACCTAATGCAAACAGGAAAGAGATAAAAGTGAGGATGATGCAGAAAGAATTTCATTCCACTTTATATTGTGAAGTCCGTGCTATCTTTGTATTTTTCGATAATGTCGTAAAAGAAGTTATATGTCTTAAGCAGAGAGTACAGTATATGAAGAGCTGTATCTTAAGTACAAACAATTTTAGCCTTAGAAGTCTGAATCAAACAAAAACCAGATCAAGTGATAATCTGTTGTTTGTTATACGAGCATGGAGTCGATCTGGACTTACATTTTCTGGTCTATACTGATGAGTTTGGCCGCGATTCTTTGGCATCTGAGAAGTTCTGGTCACAATGCTAAACTCCCTCCAGGTCCCAGGGGCTGGCCAATTTTTGGCAACGTATTCGACTTGGGAAACTTGCCGCATAGGAGCCTAGCAGCACTGAAACCGCAATATGGTCCTGTTGTGTGGACAAACCTCGGTTCTGTCAAGACCATGACAGTTCTGTCTGCAGCTGCTGCAGAAGAGCTGTTCAAGAACCATGATCTCTCCTTCATTAACAGGACTATTGTCGAGACAATGAGGTCACATGACTTTGGCAAGTGCTCTACGGGTTCAGTTCCTTATGGTGACTACTGGCGGACTTTGAGGCGGATATGTGCTGTTGAGCTCTTCACGGCTAAGAAGCTGAATGAAACTAAGGTGATCAGACAGAAATGGGTGGATAAAATGGTGCTGTGGATTGAAAAAGAGATCAAAGAACGCGGAAGTGCAGGATTTGAGCTGACAGACTATGTGTTCCCAGCGTTGTATAATATGATGGGAAATATTCTGATATCACGCGACTTGGTGGATCCACATTCGAAGATTGCCTCTGAGTTTTACATCGCGATGGCAGGATTTTTGGAATGCATGGGTCGGCCTAATGTGTCAGATATATTCCCGTGGCTGAGATGGCTTGATCTGCAAGGATTAAGGAAGAGAATGGATCGCGATCTGGGGAAAACAATAGAAATTACTTCTGGATTCGTGGAGGATCGTGTCAGACAGCGGAGAAAGAAAGAAGGGGACTTGTCAGAGAGCAAGGACTTCTTAGATGTCTTGCTGAACTCAAAGGACACTGAATCGGATGAACGAGTGAAGCTCTCTGACCACCAAATCACCATTTTTCTACTAGTAagtattagaatataatatgatcccgGTCAGCCCTCCTCCCAATATCTTGAGATTTTGGGAggattggtcacttaacatgatattaGAGCTCAGACTCACGAGAGACTCGGGAATGATGTTATTTGATGTAGCTAAAATGAAATGTGAAACTTTGTTGCAGGAAATGTTTTTTGGTGGAACAGAAACATTTAGTGCCACAATAGAGTGGGCAATGTCTGAGCTCCTGCAAAACCCTGAAGCAATGATCAAGATCAAATCTGAGCTTTCCAGAGTTCTCGGAAATCATAAGAAGTTGGAAGATAGTGACATTGATGATCTGCCTTACTTACAAGCAACGGTGGAGGAGACGCTACGCTTGCATCCTCCACTTCCACTTCTGATCCCGAGAAAGGCCATTCGTGAAACCACCTTCATGGGCTATAGTATACCGAAAAATACACAAGTTCTTGTCAATGCATGGGCAATTGGAAGAGATGAAGAAAGGTGGGAAGATGCTCTGTCTTTCAAACCTGAAAGGTTCTTAGGCTCAGATGTTGGATACAAGGGTCAAAATTTTGAGTTTATACCATTTGGTGCCGGGAGAAGGATTTGCCCAGGGATTCCGCTGGCTCATCGACTGCTGCCTCTGATTCTAGGCTCATTACTTCATCATTTTGACTGGGAGGCCTGTAAAAATGTCCACAGTGAGGTGGTGGCCATCGACATGATGGAGACGATGGGGACAACAGCGAAAAAACTAGAACACTTGATTGTAGTAGCGACACGATCTTTATAAAGATAACATGATCTACTTGATCAGAATGTACGACTACTTGGTCTACTCTGGCTGTTCTGCAAAACTCAGCATGAGACTGTTATAAGCTTTAGAGAGTAATATTATTGTgcataatttgataaaaaaccTTTTCACAAATTAACTTGAAGCTTGCTCAACAAAATGCACTCAGAAAACAAAAAGACCATACCATgcctaattaaaaaataagctacaaaaacaagaaatgaaCCATCCCTAGACTTGAATGTCCAAGATTATTCTGATTCTCATATACTCAAATGGTCATCCCTAGGCAAGCTCTGAACAGTATCTGACCATCTCCCAGGAGAATGATCACTGCTGTTAGAAGACCCTTGTGCTTCTGCTCTCGCATCTTTGATCATCTTCAAGACCTCCCTCATTCCGGGCCTGTTATCCGGTGCAAGTGCAACACAAGCCATTGCAATGTTCAAAAGAGCTGCAAGTTTCTCCTCTGATCCTTCATTGCCAGAGGCAGGATCATCACCGGACTCAGTCTCTTCTTCTCGGACTGATCGAACCCAACTTGGAATATCGGAGCCATGTTCTTGGACAATGTCCTGGAATGCAGTCTTACCTGTGAGGAGCTCCAGGAGGACGATCCCAAAGCTGTAGACATCAGCTTGTTGAGTGAGGAGACGACGTGTGTCACGACATTCTGGTGCTCGGTAAAAAAGGGCAGAGGCGCTGGATTCTTCAGTTGAATCAGGGTTTCGGAATGTGGTAAGACAGTAGTCTGTGAGGCAAGATTCAAAGTCCGATCCTAACAGCACATTGGAGGATTTAAGGTTGCCATGTGTTAGACCAGGGTTTTGGTGGATGTAGTTAAGTCCAGTTGCTAAATCTTCGGCTATTTTCAGACAGGATGTCCAGTGAAGAGGCTTTCCACCAGATGATGTTCTTGATCCTGCAACAACATTTTAAATGCTAAAGTTACTGGCATGTAACGATAGATCATAAAACATAAATTCACAAAGGAAAATCTTGAATATTGTTCTTTTCAATTATACAAATTAAACCCCATAAAAATTTTATTCCATATTAAGAGTATGTCACATAGAGTATACAGATCGAAGTGTTCAGTCAAGACTCAAAGAGTACAGTTACATAAAACATTTGCTGTGTTATTTTGTATGGACAGAGATATGGCAATCTGAATTGAGTGGCCATATTGGGTAAATAAACAGTGCAATATACAATAAGAACAAAGAAGATGAGTTGTGACTAGCCAATGAATACAACTCTACTATTAAAAAGTTTAAAGTGGCAGAGCTTTTGGAGAATAAAGTTCATGGAACAGGAAACCACTGGTATCTTCCACAGTTTTACCAAGATTTTGCTGAGATGATGGCTTGACAAGGAAAGCTGATAGCGAATTATTGAGCACATCATAACCACCTCCAAGTCTAACTTCATATTATTACATAAAAGTTACTCCGCTTTAATTATGCAATACTAAAGTATATTAATGCAGATACCAAGATATATTAAAGTATATTCAACTATGTAGCTGGACTGCAAAGCTAATAACATTCTGTTATCGTTATTCATTTGTTATTGAAGTGCCTAGTACAAAATTAATACCAGAAATGAA is a window from the Daucus carota subsp. sativus chromosome 8, DH1 v3.0, whole genome shotgun sequence genome containing:
- the LOC108199220 gene encoding cytochrome P450 76A1, translated to MESIWTYIFWSILMSLAAILWHLRSSGHNAKLPPGPRGWPIFGNVFDLGNLPHRSLAALKPQYGPVVWTNLGSVKTMTVLSAAAAEELFKNHDLSFINRTIVETMRSHDFGKCSTGSVPYGDYWRTLRRICAVELFTAKKLNETKVIRQKWVDKMVLWIEKEIKERGSAGFELTDYVFPALYNMMGNILISRDLVDPHSKIASEFYIAMAGFLECMGRPNVSDIFPWLRWLDLQGLRKRMDRDLGKTIEITSGFVEDRVRQRRKKEGDLSESKDFLDVLLNSKDTESDERVKLSDHQITIFLLEMFFGGTETFSATIEWAMSELLQNPEAMIKIKSELSRVLGNHKKLEDSDIDDLPYLQATVEETLRLHPPLPLLIPRKAIRETTFMGYSIPKNTQVLVNAWAIGRDEERWEDALSFKPERFLGSDVGYKGQNFEFIPFGAGRRICPGIPLAHRLLPLILGSLLHHFDWEACKNVHSEVVAIDMMETMGTTAKKLEHLIVVATRSL
- the LOC108199218 gene encoding cytochrome P450 76A1-like is translated as MEWNWNYVYWSVALMSLISLVGHLRRRNSYRPSKLPPGPRGWPVFGNLFDLGSLPHRSLEAFKQDYGPVVWLNLGSVKTLVLNSAAPVEELFKNHDLSFVDRITNDAMRSHDYYKISIAFGQYSSYWRTLKRICTSELFANKRIKETMLIRQDSVDEMLLWIEKEAAKGSSSGIVIRDFVFPALFNMIGNITMSQNLVDPESTIFSEFCAALGGFHKCLGRPNISDLLPWLRRLDLQGIRRNMDSDLGKAIGIISVFVKERVEQRQRKLEFSSEQKDFLDVLLDYRGNGKDEPAELSDFQVTIFLMEMFIAGTYTTTSTTEWAMTELLQNPEQMKKIKAELARVVGADKKLQESNIDDLHYLQAVVKETLRLHPPATMLLPRKAVQDTTFMGYNIPKNTQVLINNWAIGRDEDIWENALSFKPERFLDSGINYKGQNYELLPFGAGRRMCPGLPLADRMIPLILGSLIHHFEWELCDDGKVIDMRETLGSASQKLEPLQAFLKPKTL
- the LOC108199221 gene encoding cytochrome P450 76A2, producing the protein MVILSAGAAEELFKNHDLSFVDRFTNDSMRSHDHYTVSIAFGSYNAYWRTLRRICASELFANKRINNTVLIRQKCVDEMLLWIENEVKKSTSSSIVVRDFVFPALFNMIGNLTLSHNLVDPQSEMSSEFCTALAGFHESVGRPNISDLLPWLRRLDLQGIRKASDYSLAKAKEIISAFVKERVIEREIKHEPSSEQKDFLDVLLDYRGTGKDEPAELSESQVTVFLMEMFFAGTDTSSATIEWAMSELLTNPDRLKKIRAELASVVGANRKLQETDIENLPYLRAIVEETLRLHPPAPLLIPRKAVQDTNFMGYSILRNTQVMINCWAIGRDEESWEDALCFKPERFLDSDTNYKGQSFEFIPFGAGRRMCPAVPLAHRMVHLILGSLLHHFEWELCEDGGVIDMRETMGVTAKKLEALQAIPKRKTA